The Apium graveolens cultivar Ventura chromosome 10, ASM990537v1, whole genome shotgun sequence nucleotide sequence CAAAATAATATAATACAAGCTCTTTTGTTAAATTAAATCAAACATATTAGGTTATATCAAACATACTAGGTATCAGATATATAGTTTTaaggaaaaataaaaaattttaacACTTCATTACTAAAAATACAATATGCAAATTTACCTACAACACTAATACTATTAGGTATCATATATATAATTTtaaggaaaaataaaaaaaaattacacttCATTACTAAATATATAATATGCAAATTTACCTATAACACCGCTACTGCTGGGTGTTGGGCTCTCTGGAATGGACGTAGCAGCAATAAAAGGCAGGAGAATTAGAAACACAACGATGAACTTGGTGGAAGTCATTGTTAACCGTTCTCAAAAATATAAATCTTGGAAGATAGAAGTTCTTATGATCGATGGTTTGGAGAAATAGCAAGTGTTACCCCTCTTATATACTTTTAGTGCTTTAATGTGAAATATAAGTTACCGCATAGTTAATGTCAATATAACTATTATGCATTAATGACTGTTACTGAAACTCAATTTATGTTATATATATTCGGTTATTTATTAAGTAATAACTCAGTTTTATATCGTACTCATATTGATAACattatttattttgaattttttgtaAAGCTTAATAACTATCAAAGTATTTTAGATAAATTctaatataaattttaattaagcAGAATTATTATCTTATATCAATccaaaaaaaaaagaataattattgttattatttAATTTAGCATAAATGTAGATCAAATGTAAAAGTTTAGCCAGTAGTGCAAGTAATAAGAAATAAAATTAGCTCAATTTGTTTTTTTCTTGACCAGGATATCAAATATTTTATTGCATTATGGATAATGGCCGAGTCTAGTTTCTTGAAATAAAGGAGTGTTTAATATATAATGATTGTGGTGGCATTTTGAGTCGGCCGTCAAATCCTTGACTagggctgtcaaacggataattcggatacggatatgcctatatccgtatccgcATCCGCAATCatcggattcgaatacggataatatccgttttatttcggatacggataatatccgctttttctcGGATACGAATGCGGATATTTCAGACGAATTTcggattttttgaatttttttgttgCCCTTACCATTTTAACGATGATTATAAAACATTTTCTACTATTAAATACacataatatatttatatatatataaagtaagtgtacaattatataaaatttgtataatcgtattatttaatacatttacaaacactataaactaaaaaaataaattttaaattatatataattttatatttatataatttaaatatcatatatttatttagtttcggattcgaatatcccgaattcggatacggataatatccgctttttctcggatacggataatatccgttttttCTCGGATACGGATGCGAATTTTTCAGACGAATATCGGATTTCtcgaatttttttgacagccctaTCCTTGAGTCACCCTCGGGCCTCGATCCTGACTGGCATTGGAAACTATTAAGCTGGAGTAGGGCAGGATATGAGGAAATTTTCGGTGAAATGTGTAGTGATcgaaaattaaataataataataataataataataataataaaaaaaataataataataatgtgCATCTCGGTTAACTCTACTTTTCATGTCTAAATATTATTTTTACTTGATTTTCCCAACGATTTACTTTATTTTTTATCTATATGAATTTCTTCTTACTTTTTTAATAATCATTTATTTCTTTtacatataatttttaaaattttattatgatataaaataaGTTTTTTTAATTTCTTCTAAAAATATATAACTTTATCAACAAATGTCGGAGAAATGGTTAAACTCGTGTCCCACTTATGTAAAGTCACAAGTTCGATTTCGGacaattataaaaaaattataatatatatatagcaagaaaaattttaaaaaaataattttatattgcAGTCAAGTTATTGTTGCTGTGTAAAGTCAACTTACAGTTTCATTCTTAACTGGCGGGAAATGAACGCCCTTGCCCCCGCCAAAATTCACCAAACAGAACAAAgatcagagagagagagagatagggagagagggagagggagagggagagagagagagagagatagggAGTTAGGGATAGGGATAGAgcgagcgagagagagagagatgacgGAGGAGAAAACAACTGTGGCGTCGATGCCGGAAAAAGTTGCCGGAGATGCGGATTCGCTGCCGAAGAGTATAGTGCGTAGATTAGTAAAACGAAATCTCTCTCAATTATCTAAAAATAGTGAAATTTCAATCTTTGGCGAGGCAATTGACGCTCTCTCCGAGACCTCTCGCATCTTCATTCACTATCTCTCCGCCGCGTCAGTAAATTCCTCTTTAAATTTTTGCATAGATGTCTGTTTTTATCAATTTACTGTTTAATTAACTGTAATTTTATAATATGTGTGTATCTGTTTGTATGttagtttgtgtgtgtgtgtcttaATGTTGTTAAAGAATAATAGGCATTGTTGTTCGATCGATTCAAAAGTTGAAATGTTTGCTATATTTTATCTAAATGCGTAGATTTTTGTGTTTGTGCGTGTAGATGTAATTGTTGTTGAGGAATAGTAGGCATTGTTATTTGATCGAATCATATGTTAGTTTGGAAGTTGATTTTTCGAGATTTTACTTGTTTTATGTCTTCTTAATTAGACctaattttgtatatatatatgtgtgtggaTGTTGTTGAGGAATAATAGGCCTTGTTATTTGAACGATTCGTGTGTTAATTAGAAGTTGAATTTTCGTGAttttacttgttttatttttTCTCGATTAAACCATATTCTTTTTACTGATGTGTGTAGATATTGTTGAGGAATGATAGGGATCGTTACTAGATAGATCAGTATGTATTTGATTGGAGGTGGAATACAGGAATAGTTGTGAATATGATGAAACATTCTTTTACTGTGACTTGTGTAGGGTGAGTGTGTAAATGAGGAGTTAGAATTTGTTGTGGTGAGTGACATGATTTGATGTATATGTGCAGTGCTAATGATATATGTAAGGAGTCTAATAGGCAGACGATGAGTGCTGAAGATGTATTCAAAGCGCTTGAGGATATTGAGTTTCCTGAGTTTGTTGCGCCTCTTAGAGCTTCACTTGAAGGTTGGTAGTATCTTTAAATTTTACCTGGGCTTCTTTTTGTGCATTGAACTTATGTTATTTGTTAAAATTTTGAGTGATGTTTTGGATGTATAGCTTTGTTATTTATAAAATCTGGAACCTAGTTGTTTGACGGGCTTTGACGGGCCTTACATTTTGTTAAAAGTGATATGTAGCATAAGACTTAAGCTAAGACTACAAGTCACTGAGGTTCTTTATTATAGGTGTGCTTGCCACAGTCATGGTTGCCTTACATCAGTTTTGTTATATTGATTGTTGAAATGCTTAGAACGCTAAACCTTTCTGTTGATAGGACTTTATAATGTGTTATAACTTGTAAAAGTACACGCATATTTAATGAAGTAGTTATCGGTGAGAGGATGCACATCTCATGTCTTTGAAATATATGTTTCTATTAACAAACTGAAATTATAAGATACATTACCTTTATTGCTAATTTACGTGAGCGAGTAATGTTTCAGATAAGCGAACAATCTAATATATTATTGTTTTCACTTTTCCTTGAAGTGTAATTATAAAAATTGAAAGGGTGCTTTAAGGTTGCACTTTGTTTCATAGCAAGGAGATAACAAGGTCAAGTTGTTTTATATTGGATCAGAACAACAGTAGAGATCCATTAGAAAAAGTATTCGACAGTACGCGAGGTTGATTTTCAGCTGGTGAGTCAACCTTAAATCTAGTATTGAGCTGGCACACCTTGAAGGTGGTCTCTACGATTAACTTGTTCCAGAAAACTGTATTATGCATTGAGTCTCCGACTCAGTTTTGATGCTATGATAGTAGGCCTCAGTTGCAAGCTAAAAGGCTTCACCAAAACTACTATCTATTTTAACATGCCAGTAATTTAAACTTACTAAAATACAGAATAATCCAGAGTAGTATTTGCAACTATCATTGCCTTGGCTTCCTTCAAATGGCTGCAATGAGCCTTTTCTTCTCATTCTTCACCTTAACTTTCTTTGTGTTAACTACTTAAGTGATCATACACATAACGTGTTTTCAGATAACTATCCTGAATAAATTGCTGACCACAGTGCAGTTCTGTTACAAATTACATCTAGAGGGTTCCTTGTCTATAATTCATCTGAGATTGCAAAAACCTATAAAAGCTTCACCACATATTCTATTTGTTAACTTCCATGTACCTTGTCTCAATGCAATATGAACCACATCAACCAAACTCTTTTAAAGAAGGATTTCACTGTGGATTTATTGGTGATCACCATTAAACCTGTGACTGTTATCATTAGCAATCATGTTATCTGCAGAATCGTCAAGCAGTATGTCTATACTCGACTTATTGGTTGAGATATTTGTTGTACTGTGTATGGGGAACCATTCTTAACCTAAACTCTATACTGCCTTCCATACAGATACATGTTAAGGAAATTTTTGCCAATCAGCTGTTGTCAAcaattttaatatataattttaaaataaagagTGAGTTTAACTAAATCTAGAGCTGGTGTTAAGTTGCGGGAAGATCAGAGTAACCCATTACCAAACTACTCCGTGGATTTTTTTTTCTTATGGCTGCATCTGGAGATTTTTTAATAGTTCAAGGCAATTGCCAAGATAATACCAGAAAAAATGTCAAACCACTTAATCGATGTTCTTTTagtgttgatatatatatatacacacacacatgcTGCTGTGGCCTATATTAAGTTAATTCTTTGACAAGCTAGTTGTTTGTGTACAGCATCTTTAAGTTTGTTGGCTCTCTTAAGTCTTAAGTCTTAATGTTCATGCTGGTGGCAATTTTCTTTGTCGATGTATGAAAGAGATCCTAAATACAGGGATTACGGCCTTGTCAACATTATGTTTCTTGTTTGATGCATAGTATTTATTTTTGTTTATGATAAACAGAATGTGACAATCTTTAGTGTAGTTAGTTAGAGCAGCTTTAATAAAGTAGTCAAATACTGTACATGTCAATCTACCACTCTCTTGACTTCTTTCACAGAGTTTAGGCAAAAGACTACTGTAAAAAGATTGGGAGCCTCAAAGGCGAAGGAAGCCAAAAAGAGTAAGAAAGGGGAAcccacaaaaagtgaaactgaaGAAAAGCAAAATTGTGATGACCGCAATGAAGATTATCGTGAGGCCAGTGATAATGATAGTATTGAAATCATTATGGTAGTTGATACGATTAATGATTAGCCGTTATGGAACTATAGCATCTACAATATTTAAGCAGCTTTCTAGTTCCACTCTATTATTCTATCCTCGTAATGTAAACTTTGCAAGTTCTAATATTCTGTCATGATCTTTATACAAC carries:
- the LOC141689117 gene encoding uncharacterized protein LOC141689117, producing the protein MNALAPAKIHQTEQRSERERDRERGRGRGRERERDRELGIGIERAREREMTEEKTTVASMPEKVAGDADSLPKSIVRRLVKRNLSQLSKNSEISIFGEAIDALSETSRIFIHYLSAAANDICKESNRQTMSAEDVFKALEDIEFPEFVAPLRASLEEFRQKTTVKRLGASKAKEAKKSKKGEPTKSETEEKQNCDDRNEDYREASDNDSIEIIMVVDTIND